The window ggaagtttgggaagttgatcttctaatcaaatttgctttactagtcctccaaatcattgctgatttagaagcaccaagcaaatagataagatcattaagggtcatgtcatagtttgttccatagtagtcccaaaggaactcactatgtgacatagaaagtgattgaacaaccatCTTTCTCAAGAcgttgacacccaactctcccggcttgtcaatatgtgacttcatctctaagatgtgatcacacatagtccttgcttgccaatagggcttgagtgaacttgaactattcaagaacttgtgggttaggaagcattaactggaggaggtggaggaagtgaagaatgatttccatGAGCCAAACTCAGGaagtcatcttcattaggaaatcttgttccaagggatttcggaatgatcatagatgtctaaaccagacatctaatgggagaaattcaagtttgttgatttaagtccttaatataacacccaatatgaaatattaaggctaggacccaacacaatattttataacttggaagagggatgctgtaatccaagctataaaatatttgaaggtaggcgaatgacgattcaccaatttccaccatgaaaaacgaaataaattattaggttttaattggatttgaaactcctagatcttttgagattcattgaacttttcaacggcatgtttcaatctcgattgtgccctctcaagttttgcgactgggatgccgaggatcacaaaacaaggtgtgaataaccatgcaaatattcttggtacccttaatatttacccttcaatcgatgtgccggttaaccacaagcgctccaccgatactatgataaacattaagttaccatttgcctaccttgttagatcaagctagtgtgtcggttaaccacacactctccactaaccgacttaagcaaagtgcaaagtgtaatttcatgggttagcaccaaattcacattttcctaagtaactaagattgagtattaataagagtttagttacttagtatttatcattaatacttttaatcaatggagaattatagtccttgtcctacctgttcggctaacgaccctccaccagtcaaggaagcggtgggtaagagtggacacccattaaactaccattttataggcagtaaccttataccccccttatagatcggcttcgtaaatgaggcctactaatggtaggacgacttgctcttatatttatatataaatattattaacttataatattataaagtatcagagttgaattttaacttttaaaattctaagggcttaacttggaattaaagtattcataagggaaagcttttcaaattccaaaacttgagggaaagttttgaaactattcaaaactatttaattccataacttatgtgtttaaagtagttttaattcaaaaacacttcaagttccataacttgaggacaagttatggaagactttaaactattaaaagaatatgacttttctttattcataacctatggaaatatttatgagttttatgaaccttaaatgtgaattttcatataacttgaggaaccAAGGTTTTGCGGTCAATGGCAAGACATTCATGATAGACGAATGCTAGATCAATGCGCCTCTTCCagtttatatgaaatgttttataaTGTGTGCATCGTATTAGACGGATTCAAATGGATAtgaagaacacttggtcaaactttgacccattcaaaatcttatcatcatcttatttgactttttcattattattgacagattaagtatttagcgattcaattggatatgaggaacacttggtcaaagtttgacccattcaaaatcttaacatcatcatcttatttgactttttcataaatgttgaccggataagatttactatttaccgattcaatttgatacgaggaacacttggtcaaactttgacccattcaaaatcttatcatcatcatcatcatcttatttgactttttcataaatgttgaccggataagatttagtatttaccgatacaattggatatgaggaacacttggtcaaactttgacccattcaaaatcttatcatcatcatgttctttgactttttcatatttaACCCATTCAATTTGAAGATAAGCTTAGAAGACCTATTCAAAATCTGTCTTTGACCGAATAAGATTTATTATTCTCCGATGCATAAAATTATTGTATATGATGCTTAAAatcttgtacctcttaaaattcagcaaaatctTGTTAATGCTTTTATCATCattgtatttgactttttcattattattgacagattcagtatttagcgattcaattggatatgaggaacacttggtcaaagtttgacccattcaaaatcttatcatcatcatcttgtttgactttttcataaatgttgaccatataagatttagtatttaccgattcaattggatatgaggaacacttggtcaaactttgatccattcaaaatcttatcatcatcatcttatttgactttttcataaatgtttgccggataagatttagtatttaccgattcaactggatatgaggaacacttggtcaaactttgacccattcaaaatcttatcatcatcatcttatttgacattttcatatttaacccattcaatttgaagataagcttagaagacctattcaaaatctgtctttgaccggataagatttattattctctgatgcataaaattattgtatatgatgcttaaaagcttgtacctcttaaaattcaacaaaatcttctaaatgctttttaaggtatatatatatatatatatatatatatatatatatatatatatatatatatatatatatatatatatatatatatatatatatatatatatatatatatatatatatatatatagggaaaggatcaaatgagaacacctaaaaggttgagaacgcgggAACAAGTATATTCATTcgtgattccatgtattcatttgtggagaaatgataatttttacgCACAAACAACATGAATATGTTTTTTCTGTTCAATTGAAATTAAAgacgtaaaaatttatcatttctccacaaatgaataaatGGAATCGCAAACGAATATgctttgttctcgcgttctcaacctttttagtgttctcatttgatcctactcctatatatatatatatatatatatatatatatatatatatatatatatatatatatatatatatatatatatatatatatatatatatatataagagagagataggttcaaatgtttaaactaattattgtgttattgtatacaTCAATATGGGCCAACCAAaatttaaagtataaataaataagggtaattagGTAATTTTATAAACAACTTCCCCAAATACTTTGCTATAATTATGCTAGTTGATTTTAACCTAATTTATCCCCTTTTAATTACCACCTCGTCACTTTGAAAAACCCTCAGCAAGATTCGAGCTGCATCCCAATTCGTTTCTCCAACCAAAGTCGGTGTCACATTAAATGGGGAAAAGGATATTCGATCCTTAGTCTTCGTCTTCGTCTTTATCTGATTACAAAGGAAAGACGAATAGAAGAAGGCAGCGATGTGGTGATCAGTGGTGGCTACTGTCAACAGCAGTGGAGAAGCTAGCGAAGAAGATGAGGCAGAACATGCCTATTCCTCATTGTATCCGTATGCGCACCGACAACACTATcaggtatatatatgtatatatatatatatatgtatatatatatatatatatatatatatatataaagagagagagagataggttcaaatgtttaaactaattattgtgttattgtatacaTCAATATGGGCCaaccaaaatttaaaatataaataaataagggtaactAGGTAATTTTATAAACAACTTCCCCAGATACTTTCCTATAATTATGCTAGTTGATTTTAACCTAATTTATCCCCTTTTAATTACCACCTCGTCACTTTGAAAAACCCTTAGTAGGATTCGAGCTGCATCCCAATTCTTTTCTCCAACCAAAGTCGGTGCCACGTTAAATGGGGAAAAGGATATTCGATCCTTagtcttcgtcttcgtcttcgtcttcatctGATTAGAAAGGAAAGACGAACAGAAGCAGGCAGCGATGTGGTGATCAGTGGTGGTTACTGTCAACAGCAGTGGAGAAGCTAGCGAAGAAGATGAGGCAGAACAGGCCTATTCCTCATTGGATCTGTATGTGCACCGACAACACTATCAGGTACAATGCTAAGCGCAGGCACTGACGCCACACCAAATTAGTGTTTTAAATCAAGGAGCTTGATTTATACTTTTTATTTGATCTGTAATAACTAAGATATACAATAGAAAAAGTTGAAATTCTTGATTATGTATTGTTTCATATTCAAATTTTGAGACATATTGGAATCAGAAACCATGTCTATCAGTTTGTTGTCAGTTTAGTATGTTGAATTTTTCCATAACTTTGCTTTAAAGTCCTGTTTATTCTCGTAAATGCCTGAGAAATAAGGGGGACCTGTGTAACTGTGTTGATCATTGCTTTCTTGAAACTCTTTTGTGGTCTTAAATGTGTTTATAAAAGTAGGATTCTGAATTGAATATCACGCAGATTCAAAACCTTAAACGCATTGCATTTACTAGATGTTTATTAAGCTTACACGAAAAGGGAAGAAGCAACTGTAGGGGGGGTGTTTAGAGTTAATTTTTTGACAGGAATGAGAGGTGAACAAAGTCAGTAACAGGTGGTGTGTTTGGCTTGTTGGGAAACCGATGAGAAGTAAGGATGGGGTGTTGCTTCCGTTTTGTTAACAGGTTCTTTtccctttttgtttttgtttgaatGTTTGATAGAAATCAAAGGGAAGAATTTGTGTTTGGTTTGATCGTTTGATAGAAAacgtagaagaagaagaagaagaagaagaaacacaGAAGTGAttcgattttttttctttttgtgtgtggTTTTAATATTTCCTTTGTGTGTGATTGGGTATAAGTTTTTTGTGTGTAGCTTTGGTTTTGGTTTAATTGTTGAAAGCTagggatttgattttttttatttctaattcaCGGATGACATCCTTTAGTGGTTTAATTTTATTTGGGACTAATATACATATCAGAATGAGCAGCTTTTTGGCTGCATTTTATGAATTGATTCatatttcaatttatgttttttttttctttctgattTAACACTTCATTTATGTGGACATTGCAGAATCTTGACAAGGTTGAATTCTGAAAAGATATCAGGTGTGTATATGTAGATGATCCAATTGATGATATTGTtgagattccaattctattggaatagaatcacgaattccaattctgttggaatcacaatattgatgcttgaagaacggaccacaaaattgaaatggaccacattattcttttagaatgtattagtcgttgttagattttgaagttttctttcccgttttgaaagtatttttagttttattctttaacaataaatgtaattcttaacaattgttacccgtattctataagaaataatgtatttttttgtttttactcttcaattgattgttcaagaatttgctattctacaagaagtttttaaattcatgatcaagaaataggttcaaaaatatttttattatttatggtttaagaatatttttattttctaatatactcataaacatattctgtcagaatgtctgaattaaaagaattataattcgtaaaatcgtttttaaaattaatagaatctatgatcccttaaaaaatgcaattttcttttattaaatctatattattagactaaattacccttataattaattaagatgatatttttcaattatatttaattcaataatatatattaatcattttcttaaaataagtaaaattgattgactcatatttatgcatacaataacacaataattactttgaatagaataacctacgcatatatatatatatatatatatatatatatatatatatagagagagagagagagagagacagacagacagacagaGATTATACTTTTGTTGTGATTAAAAATGAATTTCAAATGTGTTTTGCTAGTCTTTAATACTTCACATATAAAACTGTACCTCGCATTTAGGACGCATGGTGTAGGGGTTAGGTGGAGTGGGTGAGTCTAAATTCATGGGGTGATGTTTATGTGGTTTTGGATGTTAGGATAGGTAGCGTAGGGTGAGGTGGGTTGGGGTAGGGATAGGTGTGCGGGTGGGTTGATGgtgaaatattatatatatatatatatatatatatatatatatatatatatatatatatatatatatatatatatatatatatatatataaacttaactCGAAGGGTCAATTATGACAATGAAACAACCAATACTAACTTGTTTTCTTTTCTTGCGTTAACTACGTACAACTAGTACAAAATAGCTCTATGGATACACAAATATTTAGTGTGATCATATTTATCACCTTTTAGCTACTTTGTCTATTATGTGTCTAAAAAGGCACCAGGTTTTAGACAAACATACAACTGCTTCTTGTCACAATATGTTTATCTATTGTCTCTTATAAAAAAAGTATGACAATCTTAATCCATACCTATGGCTGATTTTGACCTATGGCCTCAATGTTCGAGTGTTACTAATATTTGTCACATTTAGTATAATTAAGTGTGGTTAAAGTTTTGATTATCTATACAATAGTCACACAAACTAATTTAAATGTATCCAAAAACagtttgtaaatttttttaaTGACCTTTGGCCACACTTTTAATAAAAAGCGTGACAGGCCGTTTTTTGGAAAGTGTGACCGTATGTTATTTTTTACtagtgctctctctctctctctctctctctatatatatatatatatatatatatatatatatatatatatatatatatatatatatatattcttctcTTTCATATTTTGATTTGACGGATTGAGACAACCCCTTGGGTGGATGTATTTGCTTATTTTAGCCCCCACAGACAATCCGTGTATATTATTTTCCATTTccattttatgttttatttaattacttattaattaaaaataaaaattaatgtatcgttttcaattttttttaacaaacaaaTACCCTTATCAAAGACAATGAATATATTTCAtgatttttttaatcattttggCATTTATTTCGATTTAAACTAATTAGgaattttggcaaactgtttatTTAGGTTCATGGGGCATTCCCTAGTTATTGTAGCTAACCGAAAGCCGAATTCTATCCTATGTAACATTTAGATATTGGTTAGAGTGTTGGTGgatataaatcatataatcatttatcTAAAGTTTAGGACGTTACAACTGTACAAATGAAAATCGAGAGATACATCTCACTTTTTTATGGCTTTATTCCGATACATGGTATCTTGATTTTAATACTTTGGATACAAGGGATAATCAAACATGTGGGAACAAGTGTAACCGATCAAACATAATATCCTTACTTGGATGATAGCTTAGGATCAGTTGCCTATGCAAAATTTTGACTGGGAATGGGTGTATTAGTAAGTCAATGtctatgatggttgtatttgcaTTCAACTTATTGTCTGAACTCTAActtgaatgtttttttttgttttttttttttgtttttttttgttttgtgtcaTGTTTCCCAAGTGCTTTTGTGAAACAAGGTTTATAACGGATTGAACAATAAAAATGGGTGGAATCATGTTTTTATTTCTACTTATTTCAACATTACAACCATTTTTAATTTGGTGGATAATAATTATCCACTGAAATTCGAACCAAATTCATCGTTCGATTTAGTGAGTTCGATTTAGTGAGTTTCATAAACATTTTCCATCATATTGATGCTTATGATTGACAATTTGTTTAGAGATGCCATAATAGTAGTTTCTTTTTCATAGATATCTAGCCATTACATTAAGTTTAGTTTCATTTAAACTTGGTTGGATATATTAGTGCAAATAAGTGTATCATGGATCATTAATCTTCCAcatacaaaataaatattaagCTTGCATTAAATTAGCATATAAATATACATGATATAAGAAAAACTTTTTGTTGCAAAACAAAGGACTGAATTGTTACCCACGAAGTATTGATTTCAAAGATGGTACACTTAATTTAGCAACACATTGATTCATATTGTATAAATTAAATCAAACTAGGAACATACAAAACCATTTGGGACTTCACCGCCACAGACATTAACGAGCAAGCTAAGAGATACTGGTACATTAAGATTGATCCCTAGGACGTTGGCTTTGATTGCAGTGCACAAACAGACGGCAGCCTCAAGGTCGGCAAGTCCTTGGATAAGAGAGCAACATGGCTTCACCGGTGGTGAACCTAACTCAACTTTGACCAATCCCCCTAGAAGATTAGCACAAACCCCCAGTTTCAAGGCGTCTCTAGGGCAGGTTTCTGTATTTGGGTTTGTGTTTGGTACTGTGTTGGGGTTGGGGTTGGGGTTGTGTTTAGTGTTAGGGATGGGGTTGGGGTTCGGGTTGGAGTAGGGATTGGGGTTGGGGTTGCTGCTTGGGTTTGGGTTTGGTTTTTGATTTGGATTGAGGTTGGGTTCTGGTATGTCGGACGTTTCACAGCCACTAACCACGACACATAATAAAAGGTTGAATGCTATGACAAGAACAACGGACACAATACTCTTCGATGCCATGCCGAAACCGGTAATGAAAACTTTGTCAATTATGGTAAAGGAAGAGTGTGATAGAGTAAGGGTACAATGGAGCATTATATAGGTATCTGTGGAgtaatatttttgtttaaataTTTTCACCAACTCAAGCACATCAAAGCGTTGAAagtcctttttttttttaacaaaaccaGATGCATTATACTTATtgcatataaaaaatatatatgtgcTCCAACGGATTAAACTAAAGTCACAGACCACGTTTAAGGTTTTCCATTTCCTAAATGGATGTAAGTCATGCTATCATAGAATAATTAGAAGAGAGGGACTTCGAATCATTCCCATGATTTCAATATTTGTCGAATCATTCCCATGATTTCAATGTTTGTCACATGAAAGATTTTTGGCATCTTAAATATAAATATAGTCAATAAACAATTGCTTTGAAGCAGGCGAGGGATATGTGTATTAACTGACTCAAGATGTTTTGATTGAAGACCCTTAATtataattataacaaaattttaagtaaattcATTATAAAACTAATTCTAAATGGAAATTATTAGCCACGACATTCTGGAGTTGTTAGATCAGCGGCATATTTCTACGACggtaattaaaatttaattatatgaaaatgttattaatttagcGAAATATATAGCAGCCAAACACAATTTAAATGTTTAATAGCATATATTATGAGCATTTTAAAATGACAAAGATTTTTGTTCGGAATCAACTATTAGTTAATCATTGTTATACATTCTCTATCTTTTGGTGGCATGAAGGAAAAATAATTAGTAACAAACCAGTTAGTAAACAAATCATATACTCAAAGAAAACTAATTATTTTTATATTCGGTTTTATATGAACCATTTATACGAACCAATTTATGAAGGATGTCCAAAATAGAGAACTAAAGAATATCCTTGCAACATTTTACATTACCGCAGTGCAACTGATAACCGTACATGTTTGGAACTTGTAAAAGTACCACAAATCACTACATATATAGGTATTTTAATTAACGACTGATTAAATGCGTCATTTGCATGGTAGACGAATTGCGGGTGGTCTGATGGATTACGGCTAATCCTTCACataattttgaatatttgacATGAACTAGCATAAGATTTCATCATTGATAAATTATATTTCTAAAGTTACTAGAAATGATACTAAACTAAATGGCTTGTGGTTGTTCTTTGTCAAATAAGAGAAATTTTTGCAAAACACGtttaaaaatatacaaaatttaaaatattttagtGGGTTATCGTGATTTGtcattgattattattattattattattattattattattattattatattttatgtttttttatttagagAGTAAGAATAAGTTAAAggaaataaaaaacattaaacccATTAAGGTTTTTTCAAGAACTACGAAAAAATAGAACACATTCCAACTTTGTTTCTTCTATGACaacattcttattattttttttaggaTGAATTAATCGTGTCTATACATCTTCAAGATATATCGAACAAAATTTTAATGATTCATTAGCGACACAACCATCGACTATATAGCCTTCTAGCCACTCCTTATTTATGACATAGTTTTTTCATATAATTTTCTAAGTGGTACATCCATCTTATACATACCAGGATCTGTAAATATATTTGTAGGTAGATGCAAAACTAAATGAATCACAATGTCAAAAAAACCAAGAGGACAAATCACTTCTAATTTGGATAAGATTCTAATAAATGTTGCCTTCACTTCTCCCGTATCCTTCACCAATAGTGTTCTAGAGCAAAGATGTttaaaaacatacaaaactctatTGTTGGTGTATAAGTATCCTTATCCAAAAACCTTCTAACTCCAATTGGTATCACACCTTGCATAAGAATGTGAATAGCAACCATATATTTCTTAAAATATAATCATGTTAGATGTAAACCTATGAGGTTGTTTAACATCTTTATAAATTCACTAGTGTAGGCGAATAAATCTACTTTTTGAATACCTTACCTCATATGTAAATGTGTATTACAC of the Lactuca sativa cultivar Salinas chromosome 6, Lsat_Salinas_v11, whole genome shotgun sequence genome contains:
- the LOC111903339 gene encoding lipid transfer protein EARLI 1-like; this encodes MLHCTLTLSHSSFTIIDKVFITGFGMASKSIVSVVLVIAFNLLLCVVVSGCETSDIPEPNLNPNQKPNPNPSSNPNPNPYSNPNPNPIPNTKHNPNPNPNTVPNTNPNTETCPRDALKLGVCANLLGGLVKVELGSPPVKPCCSLIQGLADLEAAVCLCTAIKANVLGINLNVPVSLSLLVNVCGGEVPNGFVCS